A window of the Dongshaea marina genome harbors these coding sequences:
- a CDS encoding HAD-IIA family hydrolase has protein sequence MPKNIICDIDGVILHNNKLIEGAERFVHRLLEQGANLLFLTNYPVQTPKDLQARFESAGIEVPESCFYTSAMATADFLKRQDGKKAYVIGGGALPHELYNAGFTLTEIDPDFVVVGETRNYNWNMIQQGALFISQGARFIATNPDVAGPQMHPACGALCAPIERMTGKKPFYIGKPSAWMLRAALNHMGAHSDDAIIIGDNLRTDILSGFQAGLETVLVLSGVSKEQDIELMPFRPNHVFESVALIDIL, from the coding sequence ATGCCAAAAAACATCATCTGCGATATTGATGGTGTTATATTGCACAACAATAAACTGATTGAAGGTGCCGAGCGCTTCGTTCACCGCCTGCTTGAGCAGGGAGCCAACCTGCTATTTCTCACCAATTACCCGGTGCAAACCCCAAAAGATCTGCAGGCGCGCTTCGAGTCGGCCGGAATTGAAGTACCGGAAAGTTGCTTCTACACTTCGGCGATGGCCACCGCTGACTTTCTCAAACGCCAGGATGGTAAAAAAGCCTATGTCATTGGCGGCGGCGCCCTGCCCCATGAGCTTTATAATGCCGGGTTTACCCTGACCGAGATCGACCCGGATTTTGTGGTGGTTGGGGAAACCCGTAATTACAACTGGAACATGATCCAGCAGGGAGCTCTGTTTATTTCACAGGGTGCTCGCTTTATCGCAACCAACCCAGATGTCGCTGGGCCCCAAATGCATCCGGCCTGCGGCGCACTGTGTGCCCCCATCGAGCGGATGACCGGCAAAAAACCTTTTTATATCGGTAAGCCCAGTGCCTGGATGCTCAGGGCAGCCCTCAATCACATGGGGGCCCACTCAGATGATGCCATCATCATAGGCGATAATCTCAGAACCGATATCCTGTCAGGGTTTCAGGCCGGGTTGGAGACAGTGCTGGTGTTATCCGGGGTCAGTAAGGAGCAGGATATTGAGTTGATGCCGTTTCGTCCCAATCATGTCTTTGAAAGCGTGGCGTTAATCGATATCCTGTAA